One window of Curtobacterium sp. 458 genomic DNA carries:
- a CDS encoding adenylate kinase produces the protein MSARLIIVGPPGAGKGTQAGRIAEAFGVPAISTGDIFRKNVAEGTPLGIEAKKLMDAGEYVPDELTNELVKSRLAESDAEHGFLLDGYPRTLNQVAYLDALLTEQGTQLDAVVQLVADQDELVGRLLKRAEDQGRSDDNEDTIRRRQEVYVEQTAPIVGAYAERGLVLDVDGLGGIDEVGDRIQSALASRGLTAGV, from the coding sequence TTGAGCGCACGTCTCATCATCGTCGGACCTCCCGGAGCCGGGAAGGGCACGCAGGCCGGCCGCATCGCCGAGGCCTTCGGCGTCCCGGCGATCTCGACGGGCGACATCTTCCGCAAGAACGTCGCCGAGGGCACCCCGCTCGGCATCGAGGCGAAGAAGCTGATGGACGCCGGTGAGTACGTGCCGGACGAGCTGACGAACGAACTCGTGAAGTCGCGGCTGGCCGAGTCGGACGCCGAGCACGGCTTCCTGCTCGACGGCTACCCCCGCACGCTGAACCAGGTCGCGTACCTCGACGCGCTGCTGACCGAGCAGGGCACCCAGCTCGACGCCGTCGTGCAGCTCGTCGCGGACCAGGACGAACTCGTCGGTCGGCTCCTCAAGCGCGCGGAGGACCAGGGCCGCAGCGACGACAACGAGGACACGATCCGTCGTCGGCAGGAGGTCTACGTCGAGCAGACCGCCCCGATCGTCGGCGCCTACGCCGAGCGTGGGCTCGTGCTCGACGTCGACGGCCTCGGTGGCATCGACGAGGTCGGCGACCGCATCCAGTCGGCGCTCGCGTCCCGCGGGCTCACCGCGGGCGTCTGA
- the map gene encoding type I methionyl aminopeptidase: protein MVRFRRPSVYKTPEELRAMVRPGLLTAQALDAVRAAVRPGITTGELDAIAERTIRDGGGVPNFQLVPGYRHTLCVSVNDEVVHGIPGDRVVQPGDIVSVDAGAEVDGWNGDSAFTIVVPGGDAAVSEARQKLCDTTERSLWHGIAALASAKHLNEVGAAVEDAIEETGAWGIVEDYTGHGIGRSMHEDPPVFNYRVRGAGPAVKPGLVVAIEPMVTAGTIDSSTDDDDWTVRTLDGSDAAHWEHSVAVHADGIWVTTAADGGAAGLAPLGVTPVPIP from the coding sequence GTGGTCCGCTTCCGCAGGCCCTCCGTCTACAAGACGCCGGAGGAGCTCCGCGCCATGGTGCGCCCGGGGCTGCTCACGGCACAGGCGCTCGACGCGGTGCGCGCCGCGGTCCGCCCCGGCATCACGACCGGTGAACTCGACGCGATCGCGGAGCGGACCATCCGCGACGGTGGTGGCGTACCGAACTTCCAGCTCGTCCCCGGCTACCGGCACACCCTGTGCGTCTCCGTGAACGACGAGGTCGTCCACGGGATCCCGGGTGACCGGGTGGTGCAGCCCGGGGACATCGTGTCGGTGGACGCGGGTGCCGAGGTCGACGGGTGGAACGGCGACAGCGCCTTCACGATCGTCGTCCCCGGCGGCGACGCCGCGGTGTCCGAGGCGCGGCAGAAGCTCTGCGACACGACCGAACGGTCCTTGTGGCACGGGATCGCTGCGCTCGCCTCGGCGAAGCACCTCAACGAGGTCGGCGCCGCAGTCGAGGACGCCATCGAGGAGACCGGCGCCTGGGGCATCGTCGAGGACTACACAGGGCACGGCATCGGACGGTCCATGCACGAGGACCCACCCGTCTTCAACTACCGGGTGCGCGGCGCGGGTCCGGCGGTGAAGCCCGGCCTGGTCGTCGCGATCGAGCCGATGGTGACCGCGGGGACGATCGACAGCTCGACCGACGACGACGACTGGACGGTCCGGACGCTGGACGGGTCGGACGCCGCGCACTGGGAGCACAGCGTCGCGGTGCACGCCGACGGCATCTGGGTGACCACCGCCGCCGACGGCGGTGCTGCGGGCCTGGCCCCGCTGGGTGTGACGCCGGTCCCGATCCCGTAG
- a CDS encoding LCP family protein, which produces MPKTRGPLARHGRLPRRRAWASALGIVASVLAVALVSGTSVAAIAGGTLATKPKTVALSKDDQQVADTADITAMPGGANILLIGSDTRIGQFDSDEDVQGARNDVTILVHISQDHQQLTAVSFPRDLMVPIPACSNPATGTTYPASTSAQFNTALGNGGVSCVVDTVENLTGLRIPYAGLITFDGVISMSNALGGVDVCVAQPINDTYTGLHLTAGEHTLQGSDALAFLRTRHGVGDGSDLARISSQQVFLSALLRKITSGDTLSDPVTLYRLATAALQNMTLSDGLAKARSLVGLATTLRGMSTSNMLFVQYPVVDDPADTARVIVSQEAAHVLNVALQTDQRTSLSDSTTGRASEESTSAGTSSSSGGTSSSGATSSSGGTSSSGGTSSSAAASSATPTATATPLPSSITGQNADEQTCSVGN; this is translated from the coding sequence GTGCCGAAGACCCGCGGCCCCCTGGCCCGCCACGGACGCCTGCCCCGTCGTCGCGCCTGGGCGTCGGCCCTCGGGATCGTCGCGTCCGTCCTGGCGGTCGCCCTCGTCAGCGGCACCAGCGTGGCCGCGATCGCCGGTGGGACACTCGCGACGAAGCCGAAGACCGTCGCGCTCAGCAAGGACGACCAGCAGGTCGCGGACACCGCCGACATCACCGCGATGCCCGGTGGCGCGAACATCCTCCTCATCGGCAGCGACACCCGCATCGGCCAGTTCGACTCCGACGAGGACGTGCAGGGCGCCCGGAACGACGTCACGATCCTCGTGCACATCTCGCAGGACCACCAGCAGTTGACCGCCGTGAGCTTCCCGCGCGACCTCATGGTGCCGATCCCGGCGTGCAGCAACCCCGCCACCGGGACGACGTACCCGGCGTCGACCTCGGCGCAGTTCAACACCGCACTCGGCAACGGCGGGGTCTCCTGCGTCGTCGACACTGTCGAGAACCTCACCGGACTCCGCATCCCCTACGCCGGACTCATCACCTTCGACGGCGTCATCTCGATGTCCAACGCGCTCGGCGGCGTCGACGTCTGCGTGGCCCAGCCGATCAACGACACCTACACCGGACTCCACCTCACGGCCGGCGAGCACACGCTCCAGGGCTCCGACGCGCTCGCGTTCCTCCGCACCCGCCACGGCGTCGGGGACGGCAGCGACCTCGCCCGCATCAGCTCGCAGCAGGTGTTCCTCTCGGCGCTGCTCCGGAAGATCACCTCGGGCGACACCCTGTCCGACCCGGTCACGCTCTACCGCCTCGCGACGGCAGCCCTGCAGAACATGACGCTCTCCGACGGCCTCGCGAAGGCCCGTAGCCTCGTCGGCCTCGCCACCACCCTCCGGGGCATGAGCACGTCGAACATGCTCTTCGTGCAGTACCCGGTCGTGGATGACCCCGCGGACACCGCTCGGGTGATCGTGTCGCAGGAAGCAGCACACGTCCTCAACGTCGCGCTGCAGACCGACCAGCGGACGTCGCTCTCCGACTCGACCACCGGACGCGCGTCCGAGGAGTCGACGAGCGCGGGGACGTCGTCGTCCTCCGGCGGAACGTCCTCCTCCGGCGCAACGTCCTCCTCCGGCGGGACGTCCTCCTCCGGCGGGACGTCGTCCTCGGCGGCCGCGTCGTCGGCGACGCCGACGGCCACCGCGACGCCGCTGCCGTCCTCGATCACCGGACAGAACGCCGACGAACAGACCTGCTCCGTCGGCAACTGA
- the infA gene encoding translation initiation factor IF-1 yields the protein MAKKDGVIEIEGSVLEALPNAMFRVELTNGHKVLAHISGKMRQHYIRILPEDRVIVELSPYDLTRGRIVYRYK from the coding sequence ATGGCCAAGAAAGACGGCGTCATCGAGATCGAGGGCTCGGTGCTCGAAGCTCTGCCCAACGCGATGTTCCGCGTTGAGCTGACCAACGGACACAAGGTCCTCGCGCACATCTCCGGGAAGATGCGCCAGCACTACATCCGCATCCTCCCCGAGGACCGCGTGATCGTGGAGCTGAGCCCGTACGACCTGACCCGCGGCCGGATCGTCTACCGCTACAAGTGA
- the rpmJ gene encoding 50S ribosomal protein L36, with product MKVNPSVKPICEHCRVIRRKGRVMVICKSNPRHKQRQG from the coding sequence ATGAAGGTCAACCCCAGCGTCAAGCCCATCTGCGAGCACTGCCGAGTGATCCGCCGGAAGGGCCGCGTCATGGTGATCTGCAAGAGCAACCCGCGCCACAAGCAGCGCCAGGGCTGA
- the rpsM gene encoding 30S ribosomal protein S13, with the protein MARLAGVDIPREKRVEIALTYIYGVGRTRSVQALAETGISGDIRVKDLTDDQLVALRDYIEGNFKVEGDLRREVAADIRRKVEIGSYEGLRHRRGLPVRGQRTKTNARTRKGPKRTVAGKKKAR; encoded by the coding sequence ATGGCACGTCTAGCAGGCGTCGACATCCCGCGCGAGAAGCGCGTGGAGATCGCACTCACGTACATCTACGGCGTCGGCCGTACCCGGTCCGTCCAGGCCCTGGCCGAGACCGGCATCTCCGGCGACATCCGCGTCAAGGACCTCACCGACGACCAGCTCGTCGCCCTCCGCGACTACATCGAGGGCAACTTCAAGGTGGAGGGTGACCTCCGCCGCGAGGTCGCCGCCGACATCCGCCGCAAGGTCGAGATCGGTAGCTACGAGGGTCTCCGCCACCGTCGTGGTCTCCCGGTGCGCGGTCAGCGCACCAAGACCAACGCGCGTACCCGCAAGGGACCGAAGCGCACCGTGGCAGGCAAGAAGAAGGCCCGATAG
- the rpsK gene encoding 30S ribosomal protein S11: protein MATPKTAARKPRRKEKKNVAVGQAHIKSTFNNTIVSITDPSGAVLSWASSGAVGFKGSRKSTPFAAQLAAESAARQAQEHGVKKVDVFVKGPGSGRETAIRSLQAAGLEVGSINDVTPQAHNGCRPPKRRRV from the coding sequence ATGGCTACCCCCAAGACTGCCGCGCGCAAGCCGCGTCGCAAGGAGAAGAAGAACGTCGCCGTGGGCCAGGCCCACATCAAGAGCACGTTCAACAACACGATCGTCAGCATCACCGACCCGTCGGGTGCCGTCCTCAGCTGGGCGTCCTCGGGTGCCGTCGGCTTCAAGGGTTCGCGCAAGTCGACGCCGTTCGCGGCGCAGCTCGCCGCCGAGTCCGCCGCGCGTCAGGCGCAGGAGCACGGCGTCAAGAAGGTCGACGTCTTCGTGAAGGGTCCGGGTTCGGGCCGCGAGACCGCGATCCGTTCCCTCCAGGCCGCCGGCCTCGAGGTCGGTTCGATCAACGACGTCACGCCGCAGGCGCACAACGGGTGCCGCCCGCCCAAGCGTCGCCGCGTCTGA
- a CDS encoding DNA-directed RNA polymerase subunit alpha produces the protein MLIAQRPTLTEESISEHRSRFVIEPLEPGFGYTLGNSLRRTLLSSIPGAAVTSIRIDGVLHEFSTVPGVKEDVTEIILNIKSLVVSSEHDEPITAYLRKQGAGQVTAADISAPAGVEIHNPDLVIATLNDTARFELELTIERGRGYVSATQNRSEFSEAGQIPIDSIYSPVLKVTYRVEATRAGERTDFDRLVVDVETKPAISPRDAIASAGRTLVELFGLARELNTAAEGIEIGPAPVDAVLSNELQTPIEDLDLSVRSYNCLKREGINTVSELVALSETQLMNIRNFGQKSVDEVKDKLTELGLSLKDTVPGFDGAHFYSGYDEDESNN, from the coding sequence GTGCTCATTGCACAGCGCCCCACCCTGACCGAGGAGTCGATCTCCGAGCACCGCTCGCGCTTCGTCATCGAGCCGCTCGAGCCGGGCTTCGGTTACACCCTCGGCAACTCGCTGCGCCGCACGCTCCTCTCCTCGATCCCCGGCGCGGCCGTCACCAGCATCCGCATCGACGGCGTCCTCCACGAGTTCAGCACCGTTCCCGGTGTCAAGGAAGACGTCACCGAGATCATCCTCAACATCAAGAGCCTCGTCGTCTCCAGCGAGCACGACGAGCCGATCACCGCGTACCTGCGCAAGCAGGGTGCCGGTCAGGTCACCGCGGCGGACATCTCCGCCCCGGCCGGCGTCGAGATCCACAACCCGGACCTCGTCATCGCGACCCTGAACGACACCGCGCGGTTCGAGCTCGAGCTCACGATCGAGCGTGGCCGTGGCTACGTGTCGGCGACGCAGAACCGCTCGGAGTTCTCCGAGGCCGGTCAGATTCCGATCGACTCGATCTACTCGCCGGTCCTCAAGGTCACCTACCGCGTCGAGGCGACGCGTGCCGGTGAGCGCACGGACTTCGACCGCCTGGTCGTCGACGTCGAGACGAAGCCGGCGATCTCGCCGCGCGACGCCATCGCCTCGGCGGGCCGCACGCTGGTCGAGCTGTTCGGTCTCGCCCGCGAGCTGAACACGGCGGCCGAGGGCATCGAGATCGGCCCCGCGCCGGTCGACGCGGTGCTCTCGAACGAGCTGCAGACCCCCATCGAGGACCTCGACCTGTCGGTCCGCAGCTACAACTGCCTCAAGCGGGAGGGCATCAACACGGTGTCCGAGCTCGTCGCCCTCTCGGAGACGCAGCTCATGAACATCCGCAACTTCGGTCAGAAGTCGGTGGACGAGGTCAAGGACAAGCTCACCGAGCTCGGCCTGTCCCTCAAGGACACCGTCCCCGGATTCGACGGCGCCCACTTCTACAGCGGGTACGACGAGGACGAGTCCAACAACTGA
- the rplQ gene encoding 50S ribosomal protein L17: MPKPTKGPRLGGGPAHERLLLSNLANALFTHGRITTTETKAKRLRPVAERLITFAKRGDLHARRRVISILRDKSVVHTLFTEIAPQVEDRQGGYTRITKLGFRKGDNAPLASIELVLEPVSGKPAPVKRDAAPAAAAPVEEPAADEAPVDETETTEESAPVEAETETEAAAEVEDDAAAKADDTKADDAK; this comes from the coding sequence ATGCCGAAGCCCACCAAGGGCCCCCGCCTCGGTGGCGGTCCCGCCCACGAGCGCCTGCTCCTGAGCAACCTCGCCAACGCCCTCTTCACGCACGGCCGCATCACCACGACCGAGACGAAGGCCAAGCGCCTCCGCCCGGTCGCCGAGCGGCTCATCACGTTCGCGAAGCGCGGCGACCTGCACGCCCGTCGTCGTGTGATCAGCATCCTGCGCGACAAGTCCGTCGTGCACACGCTGTTCACCGAGATCGCCCCGCAGGTCGAGGACCGTCAGGGCGGCTACACCCGCATCACGAAGCTCGGTTTCCGCAAGGGCGACAACGCTCCCCTCGCGTCGATCGAGCTCGTCCTCGAGCCGGTGTCGGGCAAGCCCGCCCCGGTGAAGCGCGACGCGGCTCCGGCCGCCGCCGCCCCGGTCGAGGAGCCGGCCGCTGACGAGGCCCCGGTCGACGAGACCGAGACCACCGAGGAGTCCGCGCCGGTCGAGGCCGAGACCGAGACCGAGGCTGCCGCCGAGGTCGAGGACGACGCTGCCGCCAAGGCGGACGACACGAAGGCCGACGACGCCAAGTAG
- a CDS encoding metalloregulator ArsR/SmtB family transcription factor, with protein sequence MHAFDVLGDPVRRRLTELLATGDRPAGELVDVIASEFGISQPAVSRHLRVLREAGFASSEAHGTARIYRLEPRVVAELDGAVERYRALWRQRLDALGTEIARGQREARPAADEPDHTTRRPARHDEES encoded by the coding sequence ATGCACGCCTTCGACGTCCTCGGTGACCCGGTTCGACGACGTCTGACCGAGCTCCTGGCCACTGGCGATCGCCCCGCGGGCGAGTTGGTCGACGTCATCGCATCGGAGTTCGGGATCTCGCAGCCGGCGGTCTCGCGGCACCTGCGGGTCTTGCGCGAGGCGGGTTTCGCATCGTCGGAGGCACACGGGACTGCCCGCATCTACCGCCTCGAGCCCCGCGTGGTGGCCGAGCTCGACGGAGCCGTCGAACGCTACCGCGCGCTCTGGCGACAACGACTCGATGCGCTGGGCACCGAGATCGCCAGGGGGCAGCGCGAGGCTCGACCGGCGGCAGATGAGCCCGATCACACGACCAGAAGACCCGCACGACACGACGAGGAGTCCTGA
- a CDS encoding SRPBCC domain-containing protein, with the protein MRTTDGTAEPLSEGGYLIRFAQTYPTTPEDLWHAVTDRERLSRWMAPYEGDLRLGGHWTARYDDGSVFTVGQVTACDPPRSFTTTWHAVEEQQTTITVTVEPTEHGASLRLEHQGVGSIDYLAGWHTYLELLELDLDGDTAAAATFDWDARYRELRTRYRENGAGGVTPERP; encoded by the coding sequence ATGCGCACCACCGACGGCACCGCAGAACCGCTCTCCGAGGGCGGGTACCTCATCCGCTTCGCCCAGACCTACCCGACCACCCCGGAAGACCTCTGGCACGCGGTGACCGACCGCGAGCGACTCTCCCGGTGGATGGCCCCGTACGAGGGCGACCTGCGACTCGGCGGGCACTGGACCGCCCGTTACGACGACGGGAGCGTGTTCACCGTCGGGCAGGTCACAGCGTGCGACCCGCCCCGGAGCTTCACGACCACCTGGCACGCCGTCGAGGAGCAGCAGACCACGATCACGGTCACGGTCGAGCCGACGGAGCACGGTGCGTCGCTCCGGCTCGAGCACCAGGGTGTCGGCAGCATCGACTACCTCGCCGGGTGGCACACGTACCTCGAGCTGCTCGAGCTCGACCTGGACGGCGACACGGCCGCAGCCGCGACGTTCGACTGGGATGCCCGGTACCGGGAGCTCCGGACGCGGTACCGGGAGAACGGCGCGGGAGGCGTGACGCCCGAGCGTCCGTAG